From the Pedobacter cryoconitis genome, one window contains:
- a CDS encoding GNAT family N-acetyltransferase translates to MPITSATVADVPQLNVLVNSAYRGEESKKGWTTEADLLGGIRINEETLTKYFSNEAIDILKYTDENEQILGSVYLEVKGPELYLGMFSVSPVLQGKGIGKALLAAAEIHAKKLNCDKITMSVIRNRTELIEWYERRGYTFTGEIQPFEGDGLFGEIKQPIEFIIMEKMV, encoded by the coding sequence ATGCCAATAACCAGTGCCACAGTTGCAGATGTACCTCAATTAAATGTATTAGTAAACAGCGCTTATCGTGGTGAAGAGTCAAAAAAAGGCTGGACAACAGAAGCAGATCTTTTAGGCGGTATCCGGATAAATGAAGAAACGTTAACCAAATACTTCAGCAATGAAGCAATTGACATTCTCAAATACACCGATGAAAATGAGCAGATTCTGGGTTCTGTTTACCTGGAAGTTAAAGGCCCTGAATTATATTTAGGCATGTTCAGTGTATCCCCCGTCCTGCAAGGTAAAGGAATTGGTAAAGCATTACTTGCAGCAGCAGAAATACACGCCAAAAAATTGAATTGTGATAAAATCACTATGTCTGTGATCCGTAACCGGACGGAACTTATTGAATGGTATGAACGCCGGGGTTACACTTTTACAGGAGAAATACAACCATTTGAGGGCGATGGGCTTTTTGGCGAGATCAAGCAACCGATAGAGTTCATTATCATGGAGAAGATGGTTTAA
- a CDS encoding DUF2461 domain-containing protein gives MEKLTLKQPQLHPSNFDFLNKLGQNNDREWFHAHKDEFQKEQGQIESFADALLQELNTHDVIETPSGKKSLYRIYRDTRFSKDKTPYKTHWSGSFSRAGKFRRGGYHFHLQEGNTYIAGGFFGPSTEDLKRIRQEISFDAAPLRKILSSTSFISTFETLKGEQLKTTPKGFDANDEAIDLLRYKQFLLIRKFSDQELLSEDFLQQAGQTFKNMRPFFDYMSEILTTDINGL, from the coding sequence ATGGAAAAACTTACGCTGAAACAACCACAACTTCATCCTTCCAATTTTGATTTTTTAAATAAGCTGGGGCAAAATAATGATAGAGAATGGTTTCATGCACATAAAGATGAATTTCAAAAAGAGCAGGGACAGATAGAAAGTTTTGCCGATGCGTTATTACAAGAACTCAATACCCATGATGTAATTGAAACCCCTTCTGGAAAAAAGAGCTTGTATCGTATTTACAGAGATACCCGTTTTTCAAAAGATAAAACTCCTTATAAGACACATTGGAGCGGTAGTTTCAGCCGTGCAGGAAAATTCCGCAGAGGAGGTTATCATTTTCACCTACAGGAAGGAAACACTTATATTGCAGGTGGTTTTTTCGGGCCATCTACCGAAGACCTGAAAAGGATCAGACAAGAAATTTCTTTTGATGCTGCGCCACTCAGGAAAATATTAAGCAGTACCTCCTTTATTTCGACGTTTGAAACCTTAAAAGGCGAGCAACTCAAAACCACACCAAAAGGTTTTGATGCAAACGATGAAGCCATAGATCTTTTACGTTACAAACAATTTCTGCTGATCAGGAAGTTTTCGGATCAGGAACTGCTCAGTGAAGACTTTTTACAGCAAGCCGGACAGACTTTCAAAAACATGCGTCCGTTTTTTGATTATATGAGTGAAATACTGACAACTGATATCAACGGATTATAA
- a CDS encoding cupin domain-containing protein, with translation MMSNPIFNHFSDIETKELSPGYLSKIIHTENNTINFLEVKAGSVSAMHQHINHQCVFVIEGQFELTVDGVSKVLDTGSFAIVPPNIIHGGKAITDCKLIDIFDPVREDFKLL, from the coding sequence ATGATGAGCAATCCTATTTTTAATCATTTTTCGGATATAGAGACAAAAGAGTTATCACCAGGTTATCTATCAAAAATAATTCATACTGAAAATAATACGATCAACTTTCTGGAGGTAAAAGCAGGGAGTGTATCTGCAATGCACCAGCATATCAATCATCAATGTGTATTTGTAATTGAAGGTCAATTTGAACTGACTGTTGATGGGGTATCAAAAGTACTGGATACAGGTTCATTTGCTATAGTTCCACCGAATATTATTCATGGAGGTAAAGCGATTACGGATTGTAAACTGATAGATATATTTGATCCGGTACGGGAGGATTTTAAATTATTATAA